A part of Liolophura sinensis isolate JHLJ2023 chromosome 1, CUHK_Ljap_v2, whole genome shotgun sequence genomic DNA contains:
- the LOC135472196 gene encoding programmed cell death protein 6-like translates to MSWGQPTQQPYGGYGQGAYGTNRGYGGPPAQAYGQQYGGGAQQQYGYGPPPQQNPYGAQGYGGRPPVPAYSAPPAGPPPGINPELWSWFQSVDQDRSGRISADELQRALVNSNWSQFNSETCRLMIGMFDKDRSGTIDIHEFAALWKYIQEWKSCFDRFDTDRSGNIDAGELNNAFNAFGYRLSPQFCQLVVRVFDKRSTTTIQFDDFIQACVMLKSLTDKFRAHDVQQQGVIHISYEQFLEMVLDNTLS, encoded by the exons ATGTCTTGGGGACAGCCAACTCAACAACCATAT GGTGGTTATGGACAAGGAGCATACGGCACTAACAGAGGCTATGGTGGGCCCCCAGCACAGGCCTATGGACAGCAGTATGGGGGAGGGGCACAACAGCAGTATGGGTATGGCCCTCCCCCTCAGCAGAATCCGTATGGAGCGCAGGGCTATGGGGGACGTCCCCCAGTCCCGGCCTACTCTGCACCACCAGCAGGACCGCCCCCAGGGATAAACCCTGAACTCTGGTCCTGGTTCCAG TCAGTGGACCAAGATCGATCTGGAAGGATTTCTGCTGATGAACTTCAGAGGGCACTTGTCAACAGTAACTGGTCACAGTTCAATTCTGAAACATGCAGGCTAATGATTGGCATGTTTGATAAAGACAG AAGTGGAACAATTGACATTCATGAATTTGCAGCACTATGGAAGTACATTCAGGAATGGAAATCATGTTTTGACAG GTTTGACACTGACCGGTCAGGAAATATAGATGCCGGAGAACTTAATAATGCTTTTAATGCCTTTGGCTACAGACT ATCCCCCCAGTTTTGTCAGCTTGTAGTCAGAGTGTTTGATAAAAGGAGTACAACAACCATACAGTTTGATGACTTCATCCAGGCCTGCGTCATGCTGAAATCTCTCACAGATAAATTCAGGGCACATGATGTACAACAGCAAGGTGTTATACATATCAGTTATGAACAG TTTCTTGAAATGGTGTTGGATAACACACTGTCCTAG